A stretch of DNA from Methanoplanus endosymbiosus:
CCTTCTTAATGCTCATACTGTGTTTCAGTAAAACCCTGTTGATTGAAACTCCGGCAATAAAAGACCCAATCATCGGCGAAATTCCGAAGATATCGGCAAGCATTGCATAGATAAAAGCAACAGAGAGTGCAAAAAGAAAGACAAACTCCGGAAATTTAAGTGCAACCTCTGATGAATCAACGTACATGATTATCCGGTCAACAACATAAACCCCGGCAATTGCAGCAAGGAAAATAAATATCAAAGGTCTTATTACAGAGATGAATATCTCCTGTATGGATATTGCACCCTGAAGAAAATCAACAGTTACTGAAAGGACAATCAGGCTTACAATATCATCAACCACAGCTGTTCCAATGATTGCATTTGCAACCCCTGTATGCAGCTTGCCCATCTCTTTTAAAACATTGGCAGTAATTGCAATACTCGTTGCAGTCATCGCAGTTCCGGCAAACAAAGAACCGGGTGCTGAACTACCCATCAGAATAGATACGGAAAAACATGCAATAAATGGTAGTGCCACTCCGCATATTCCTATCAAAAGATACTGCTTCTTTAACAGGTCAGAAAAATGGAACTCAAATCCGATTACGAAGAGAAGAATAATGGCCCCCATATGTGCAAGAGCCGTCACAATATCTGTATAATTTATTAGGTTCAAAACTCCCGGCCCGACAAT
This window harbors:
- a CDS encoding cation:proton antiporter; the protein is MTALPTLDIEFQIALLLLIAVGGYLLAAWIHQSAVVGLIILGIIVGPGVLNLINYTDIVTALAHMGAIILLFVIGFEFHFSDLLKKQYLLIGICGVALPFIACFSVSILMGSSAPGSLFAGTAMTATSIAITANVLKEMGKLHTGVANAIIGTAVVDDIVSLIVLSVTVDFLQGAISIQEIFISVIRPLIFIFLAAIAGVYVVDRIIMYVDSSEVALKFPEFVFLFALSVAFIYAMLADIFGISPMIGSFIAGVSINRVLLKHSMSIKKGSEYIYIPFAAIFFISLGILADVQDVALSVVPYIIVLAATAALSKFIGCGLPARFTGMDRHDSMAVGAGMIPRGEMAMVIALVGLSMGIIGQDIFVAIIMASLLCTIITPFLLKDWLFREKSQYSR